The Gloeocapsopsis sp. IPPAS B-1203 region TAATCTTAGAATGAGACTGCTTAGAGCTTGAATGCTTTTTTAGCTTGCACATTTTTTTTGCAGAGACGGAAACATTCAATAATACTATTTTGACGCTGATCTGTAATCCCCGATCCCTGACCTCTCATTAACTTCTACCGGTAAGATTACCGTGAATGTTGAACCAATTCCAATTTGGGAAACAAGTTCGATTTCACCCTGTAGGAGTTTGACTAAGCGAGAAACAATTGCGAGTCCTAAACCTGTGCTATCTGGTAAGTGGGATTTTGGAATGTCGTCGATGCGATAGTAGGGTTCAAAAATTCGTGGTTGATCTTCTGGGGCAATACCTATACCAGTATCACTGACTGCGATCGCCCATTTATCTGCTAATGAATTACATCTTACGGTTACGCTTCCTGATGGCGTGTAACGAATGGCATTACTCACAAGATTTGTCACAATTTGCTGAAAACGTAATGCGTCAGTGATCACTTCTAGTGGCGCATCTGCTAAGTCTGCAGTGATTTGTAAGTTTTTCGCTTGCGCCATTGGTTGTAACATATCTAGCACATCTTGAATCACAGCACATACATCGGTCGGTGCAGGATGTAGTGTCATTTTCCCTGCTTCATATCGCGATATCTCTAGCGCATCATTAATCAAACGCAGCAAATGTCTACCGTTACGCAATACGCGCTCAATATGTTCGATATTTTTATAGTTATCTTTGATGTCCGTTTTATTTTGGAGACGGATAAACAAATCTGAATAACCAATAATTGAGGTTAAAGGATTTTTTAACTCA contains the following coding sequences:
- a CDS encoding sensor histidine kinase produces the protein MFDFSQILLDKSNTIIDNWIEAVRRDRQIESAEGMCYTAIRNHVPHVLEAMATVLSKTTEDDIQTLIEASLVHGIHRAEEGFDPSEIAREYRLLRRAIFSALEPDLQQVSSTEVIRVFRLIDAVVDDAIARCFQSYVEERLRELQHLQSQLTLHNQELTRLIRANQENFSHLAHELKNPLTSIIGYSDLFIRLQNKTDIKDNYKNIEHIERVLRNGRHLLRLINDALEISRYEAGKMTLHPAPTDVCAVIQDVLDMLQPMAQAKNLQITADLADAPLEVITDALRFQQIVTNLVSNAIRYTPSGSVTVRCNSLADKWAIAVSDTGIGIAPEDQPRIFEPYYRIDDIPKSHLPDSTGLGLAIVSRLVKLLQGEIELVSQIGIGSTFTVILPVEVNERSGIGDYRSASK